The following proteins are co-located in the Camelina sativa cultivar DH55 chromosome 12, Cs, whole genome shotgun sequence genome:
- the LOC109125252 gene encoding glutathione S-transferase T3-like: MDPYRLSDENFVDLLNSQKVLNVSDNPNPPHSAQSSQPIQFSNPFSSEPPHFTSTFSSQPPHFSSTFSSQNLNFSPASDTEDCIEVEETEEDGGRGSRKRWTAEEDVNLISAWLNTSKDPVTSNEQRKYSFWQRVTRYFEANGGSAGSNARGQTQCKARWNKINHQVNKFVGCYAQACTRRKSGESEDDVLRMAYELFNNDMKKPFLLVHCWRELKHDQKWLTEECSHKRTKLASEAPTSSNDGAEKRPPGVKAAKNKGKRPTVSIDVEDGSVHKLDKIIAMKDQEQAAKEKHGKMRLLNSLLNKSELTTAEVALRDKLGFGNTNVAVEHVM, encoded by the exons atggatCCTTATCGTTTGTCAgatgaaaattttgttgatcttttgaattctcaaaaagTTCTCAACGTTTCTGATAATCCTAACCCTCCACATTCTGCTCAATCCTCTCAGCCGATTCAATTTAGCAACCCATTCTCTTCTGAGCCACCCCACTTTACCTCaacattctcttctcagccACCTCATTTTAGCTCAACATTCTCTTCTCAGAATCTTAACTTTAGCCCAGCATCCGATACTGAAGACTGTATTGAGGTCGAAGAGACTGAAGAAGACGGAGGCAGAGGAAGTAGGAAGAGGTGGACTGCAGAGGAGGATGTCAACCTCATAAGTGCTTGGTTAAACACCAGCAAGGATCCAGTTACCAGTAATGAGCAGCGGAAATATAGTTTCTGGCAGAGAGTTACAAGGTATTTCGAAGCAAATGGTGGATCAGCTGGTTCAAACGCAAGAGGGCAAACACAGTGTAAGGCTAGGTGGAACAAGATAAACCACCAagtcaacaagtttgtgggCTGTTACGCACAAGCGTGTACAAGAAGGAAGAgtggagaatcagaagatgatgtcTTGAGAATGGCTTATGAGCTTTTCAATAACGACATGAAGAAGCCATTTCTCCTTGTACATTGCTGGAGGGAGCTGAAGCACGATCAGAAATGGCTCACAGAAGAATGTAGCCACAAGCGGACTAAGCTTGCATCTGAGGCTCCTACTTCGAGTAATGATGGTGCTGAGAAGAGGCCTCCGGGAGTTAAAGCTGCTAAGAACAAAGGGAAGAGACCGACTGTTAGTATTGATGTCGAAGATGGTTCTGTCCATAAGTTAGACAAGATCATTGCAATGAAGGATCAAGAACAAGCAGCTAAAGAGAAGCATGGCAAAATGAGATTGCTAAACAGCCTGCTTAACAAGAGTGAACTAACAACTGCTGAAGTTGCTCTTAGAGACAAACTC ggtTTCGGGAACACAAATGTAGCTGTGGAACATGTCatgtga
- the LOC104729547 gene encoding 3-epi-6-deoxocathasterone 23-monooxygenase-like: MIIPGEETMPTAMTLAVKFLSDNPVALAKLVEENMEMKRRKLESGEVYNWTDYMSLSFTQNVINETLRMANIINGVWRKALKDVEIKGYLIPKGWGVLASFIAVHMDEDIYENPYQFDPWRWDRINGSANSSNCFTPFGGGQRLCPGLELSKLEIAIFLHHLVTRYSWTAEEDEIVSFPTVKMKRRLPIRVAMVPI; encoded by the exons ATGATAATACCCGGAGAGGAAACAATGCCAACGGCGATGACCTTGGCTGTCAAATTCCTAAGTGACAATCCCGTCGCCTTAGCCAAACTCGTG GAGGAGAATATGGAGATGAAGAGGCGGAAATTGGAATCGGGTGAAGTATACAATTGGACTGATTAtatgtctctctcttttactcaaaat GTGATAAACGAAACGCTGAGAATGGCTAACATCATTAACGGAGTGTGGAGGAAGGCTCTCAAAGATGTTGAAATTAAAG GTTACTTGATACCAAAAGGATGGGGTGTATTGGCATCATTCATAGCGGTTCACATGGATGAAGACATTTATGAGAATCCCTATCAATTCGATCCGTGGAGATGGGAC AGGATTAATGGATCGGCAAACAGCAGTAATTGCTTCACACCCTTTGGCGGTGGGCAAAGGCTATGTCCTGGTTTAGAACTGTCGAAGCTCGAGATAGCCATCTTTCTTCACCACCTCGTCACCCGGTACAG TTGGACGGCTGAGGAAGACGAGATCGTGTCATTTCCAACGGTGAAGATGAAGCGGAGGCTCCCCATCCGAGTGGCTATGGTTCCCATCTAA
- the LOC104733119 gene encoding 3-epi-6-deoxocathasterone 23-monooxygenase-like: MSILTISIKHLAKXTRDIETSVCLTLASWAQLPLVHVQDEIKKMTFEILVKVLMSTAPGEDLDILKLEFEEFIKGLICIPIKFPGTRLYKSLKAKERLIKMVKKVVEERQVAAGTTASPANDVVDVLLRDVSDGDDSEKQYQPSDFVSGKIVEMIIPGEETMPTAMTLAVKFLSDNPVALAKLVEENMEMKRRKLESGEVYNWTDYMSLSFTQNVINETLRMANIINGVWRKALKDVEIKGYLIPKGWGVLASFISVHMDEDIYENPYQFDPWRWDRINGSANSSNCFTPFGGGQRLCPGLELSKLEIAIFLHHLVTRYSWTAEEDEIVSFPTVKMKRRLPIRVAMVPI, encoded by the exons ATGTCTATCTTAACTATATCTATTAAACATTTAGCCAAGNTCACTCGAGACATCGAGACCTCAGTTTGTCTCACTTTGGCTTCTTGGGCTCAACTTCCTTTGGTTCATGTTCAAGATGAGATCAAAAAG atgACGTTCGAGATATTAGTTAAAGTGCTGATGAGCACAGCCCCTGGTGAAGATTTGGACATTCTCAAACTTGAGTTCGAAGAATTCATCAAGGGTTTAATTTGTATTCCCATCAAATTCCCAGGAACTAGACTCTATAAATCCCTAAAG GCGAAAGAGAGATTAATAAAGATGGTTAAAAAGGTTGTGGAGGAGAGACAAGTGGCGGCGGGTACGACGGCGTCTCCGGCGAATGACGTGGTGGATGTGCTTTTAAGAGATGTTAGTGACGGTGATGATTCAGAGAAGCAATATCAGCCGTCGGATTTCGTCAGCGGAAAGATCGTAGAGATGATAATACCCGGAGAGGAAACAATGCCAACGGCGATGACCTTGGCTGTCAAATTCCTAAGTGACAATCCCGTCGCCTTAGCCAAACTCGTG GAGGAGAATATGGAGATGAAGAGGCGGAAATTGGAATCGGGTGAAGTATACAATTGGACTGATTAtatgtctctctcttttactcaaaat GTGATAAACGAAACGCTGAGAATGGCTAACATCATTAACGGAGTGTGGAGGAAGGCTCTCAAAGATGTTGAAATTAAAG GTTACTTGATACCAAAAGGATGGGGTGTATTGGCATCATTCATATCGGTTCACATGGATGAAGACATTTATGAGAATCCCTATCAATTCGATCCGTGGAGATGGGAC AGGATTAATGGATCGGCAAACAGCAGTAATTGCTTCACACCCTTTGGCGGTGGGCAAAGGCTATGTCCTGGTTTAGAACTGTCGAAGCTCGAGATAGCCATCTTTCTTCACCACCTCGTCACCCGGTACAG TTGGACGGCTGAGGAAGACGAGATCGTGTCATTTCCAACGGTGAAGATGAAGCGGAGGCTCCCCATCCGAGTGGCTATGGTTCCCATCTAA
- the LOC104729550 gene encoding uncharacterized protein LOC104729550, protein MSNWSSDEEIEEMVEEEVDSIVEEIQYNYTHPEVPPAPIIRRVHIERDREEGHIRLWNDYFSDNPTYTNAMFRRRFRMNKLLFLRIVTAVENGVPYFRQRRDATGRLGLSALQKCTSAIRLMAYGYSADAADEYLRLAETTSHKCLLHFVEGVINLFGNEYLRRPTAEDLQRLLNIGEHRGFPGMIGSIDCMHWEWKNCPTAWKGQYTRGSGKPSIVLEAVASQDLWIWHAFFGPPGSLNDINVLDRSPVFDDILQGRAPRVRYFVNGRQYNMAYYLTDGIYPKWATFIQSITLPRGRKAKLFAQWQEGCRKDVERAFGVLQARFAIVKNPALFWDKGKIGKIMRASIILHNMIVEDERHDHNFYDPTEFHHREGSGSSQVDLSYSTDTPTNLHNMMVTRNDVHDTEMHDLLQKDLIEHIWQKFGATAQTKMGGNEGRKDLEAPTSRRLDEPTIAFT, encoded by the exons ATGTCTAATTGGAGTTCtgatgaagaaattgaagaaatggtagaggaggaggTTGATAGTATAGTGGAGGAGATCCAATACAACTACACTCACCCAGAGGTACCACCAGCTCCAATAATCCGAAGAGTGCACATTGAGAGAGACCGCGAAGAAGGCCACATTCGattgtggaatgattattttagtgataatccAACTTACACTAACGCTATGTTCCGTCGtcgctttagaatgaacaaactATTGTTCCTTCGTATTGTTACCGCTGTTGAGAATGGAGTCCCATACTTCAGACAAAGGCGAGATGCTACTGGAAGGCTTGGTCTTTctgcacttcaaaaatgtacgTCAGCTATTCGTTTGATGGCTTACGGATATTCGGCAGATGCGGCGGATGAATATTTACGACTCGCTGAAACAACCTCCCACAAATGCCTTCTACATTTTGTAGAGGGAGTTATAAATCTATTTGGCAACGAGTATCTCAGAAGACCTACAGCGGAAGACCTCCAACGATTACTGAACATTGGAGAACATCGCGGTTTCCCCGGAATGATAGGGAGCATAGATTgcatgcattgggagtggaagaattgtcccactgCATGGAAAGGACAATATACACGTGGATCAGGTAAACCGTCAATCGTACTAGAGGCTGTGGCATcacaagatttatggatttggcacgccTTTTTTGGACCACCGGGTtcgttaaatgatatcaatgtctTGGACCGCTCCccggtgtttgatgatatcctaCAGGGCCGAGCTCCGAGAGTTAGATACTTTGTCAATGGACGGCAATACAACATGGCGTACTACCTCACAGACGGTATCTATCCCAAATGggcaactttcatccaatctATTACACTTCCACGTGGTCGAAAAGCAAAACTCTTTGCTCAATGGCAAGAAGGATGtcgtaaagatgtagagcgtgcatttggagtcttgcaagctcgatttgcaatcGTGAAGAATCCTGCACTTTTCTGGGATAAaggaaaaataggaaaaataatgagagcatcTATCATcctgcataacatgatagtggaagacgaacgacatgacCACAATTTCTACGATCCAACAGAATTCCATCACAGAGAAGGAAGCGGAAGTTCTCAAGTCGATTTATCATATTCTACAGATACGCCAACAAATCTACATAATATGATGGTCACTCGAAATGATGTTCATGATACAGAAATGCATGATCTTTTgcaaaaagacttgattgagcatatctggcaaaaatttggtgcaaccgcaca AACCAAGATGGGTGGTAACGAAGGTAGGAAGGACCTTGAAGCACCAACCTCCCGACGGCTAGACGAACCGACAATTGCGTTTACATGA
- the LOC104729549 gene encoding glycine-rich RNA-binding protein 7-like, with translation MASTNVEFTCYVGNLESDTEEKDLENAFFQFGDVIDSNVVYERDDIYYDYENDYECELPIFTITRKVYGFVSFKDEKCMKDAIKGMNGQKLGLKTINVQESHSSRRSRRRGGHVGSKRV, from the exons ATGGCTTCCACAAATGTTGAATTCACATGCTATGTTGGCAACCTGGAGTCGGACACAGAAGAAAAAGATCTCGAGAATGCATTTTTTCAGTTTGGCGACGTTATAGATTCTAAT GTCGTTTACGAAAGAGATGATATCTATTATGATTATGAAAACGACTACGAATGTGAGCTTCCGATCTTTACAATAACGAGAAAGGTATATGGATTTGTTAGTTTCAAAGATGAGAAATGCATGAAGGATGCCATCAAAGGAATGAACGGTCAGAAGCTCGGGTTAAAGACCATTAATGTGCAAGAGTCTCACTCATCTCGGAGGAGTCGTCGTCGTGGTGGACATGTTGGTTCAAAAAgggtttag